CAAGTTCGAGGTGCTCGGCAGCGACGGCGTGTGGCGGCTGAAGGCCGACCCGATGGCCCGGTTCTGCGAGGCCGCCCCGCACACCGCGTCCATCGTCTACGAGAGCCAGTACCAGTGGGGCGACGACGACTGGCTCTGGTACCGCGGGCAGAAGACCCAGCACACCGAGCCGATCAGCATCTACGAGGTGCACCTCGGCTCGTGGCGGCGCGGCCTGACCTACGTCGAGCTCGCCGAGCAGCTGGTCGAGTACGTGACCTGGCAGGGCTACACCCACGTGGAGCTGATGCCGGTCGCCGAGCACCCCTACGAGGGCTCCTGGGGCTACCACGTCACCGGCTACTTCGCGCCGGTCTCCCGCTTCGGCTCCCCCGACGAGTTCCGCTTCCTCGTCGACAGCCTGCACCGCGCCGGCGTCGGCGTCATCGTCGACTGGGTGCCCGGCCACTTCGCCACCGACCCGTGGGCCCTGCAGCGCTTCGACGGCACGGCGCTCTACGAGCACGAGGACCCCAAGCTCGGCTGGCACCCGGACTGGGGCTCCTACATCTTCAACTTCGGCCGCAACGAGGTGCAGAGCTTCCTCATCTCCAACGCCTACTACTGGCTGGAGGAGTTCCACATCGACGGCCTGCGGATCGACGCCGTCGCCTCGATGCTCTACCTCGACTACTCCCGCGACGAGGGGCAGTGGATCCCCAACAAGTTCGGCGGCAACGAGAACCTCGAGGCCGTCGCGCTGCTGCAGCGGGTGAACCAGCACAACTACGCCCGCAAGCCCGGGATCATGATGATCGCCGAGGAGTCCACGTCGTGGCCGGGTGTCACGCGGGCCGTCGACGCCGGCGGGCTCGGCTTCGGCTTCAAGTGGAACATGGGCTGGATGAACGACTCCCTGCGCTACCTCGGCCGGGAGCCGGTCTACCGGCAGTACCACCACCACGAGATGACGTTCGCCATGGCCTACGCCTACTCGGAGAACTACATCCTGCCGATCAGCCACGACGAGGTCGTGCACGGCAAGGGCTCGATGTTCGAGCGCGCGCCCGAGGACGAGTGGCGCAAGTTCGGCACCCTGCGGGCCTTCTACTCCTTCATGTGGTCCCACCCGGGCAAGCAGCTGCTCTTCATGGGCACCGAGTTCGGCCAGCGGCGCGAGTTCTCCGAGCAGCGCAGCCTCGACTGGGAGCAGAGCGCCGCCTCCGGCCACCGCGGGGTGCAGCGGCTGATCAAGGACATGAACGCGATCCAGCGGACCCACCCGGCCCTGCACGCGCTGGACACCGACCCGGCGGGGTTCTCCTGGATCAGCGCGGACGACCGGGGCGGCAACGTCTTCTCGTTCCTCCGCTACGACGGCGAGGGCCAGATGGTGGCCTGCCTGTCCAACTTCGCCGCCGAACCGCGGACCGACTACCGGATCGGGCTCCCGGTGGAGGGCGTCTGGGAGGAGATCCTCAACACCGACGCGGAGGTCTACGACGGCACGGGCGAGTTCGGCAACCTGGGCCGCGTCGTCGCCGGGCCGGTGCCCTCGCACGGCTACCCGGCGTCGGCCACGGTGACCATCCCGCCGCTCGGCTCCGTCTGGTTCCGCCTGCTCCCGGTCACCGACGACGAGACCGCCGGCGACGCCGCGGAGCTCTCGGCGGGCGTCCGCGCGGCGGCCAAGCAGGCCTCGCCCCGTCGGGAGGTGCGCAGCGCCGCACCGCCGGCGGCCCCCGAGGTCGACGACGCCTCCGCTGCGCCGGACCGCGCGCGGCCGGCCGGGACGGACAGCAGGCCAGCACAGCCGACGGCCACCGCCGGGACCGCGTCGGCGGCCCGCCCGGACGCCAAGAACAAGGCTGCCGTCCCCCCGCCCAGCTCGGCGGCCGAGACCCCGGCCGAAGCGGCCCCGGCCCGGCGGACCCCCTGGCGTCGCGGCGGCCGTCGACCGTCCTGACCGGTGAGTGCTGAGGAACCACAGCTCGGGGCCCTCCGAGCTGCCGGTTCCTCAGCACCCACGACCGGGCGGCCCCGCCCAGCAGGTCGTCCCGGGCTCAGGCCGGGTCGACCACCCGGCTGACCACGAAGGCGTGCTTGCCCACCTGCCGGCCGCGGGTGAAGCCGAGGTCCTCGAACAGCTCGACGGTCCCGCTGAACAGGAAGCGGCCCTGGGCCTCACGGTCGGCCGTCACCTCCGAGATCGCCTCGACCAGCCCGCCGCCCGCCTGGCCGATCAGCTCCAGGGCGCCCTCGACCGCGGCCCGCGCCACGCCCTGCCCGCGGTGCCGGCGGTCGACGAAGACACAGGTGATGCGCCAGTCCGGCCGGGGCGGGGCGTCCTTGACGTACTCCCGGCGGTGCTTGATGCCCGGGAGCTCGTCCGGGTCGCCGAACTGCGCCCAGCCCTGGGCCTGGCCGTCGGCGTCCAGGACCAGCGCGGCGTGCGCGGTCCCGGCGAGCACGCGCTGGTGCTTGGCCTCGCGGTGCCCCAGCCCGGGCTCCGGCCGCGGGTGGAACCCGATGCACCAGCAGCCGCCGAAGATGCCGTTGTTGCGCTCCACCAGGTCGGCGAAGGCGTCCCAGGTGGCCGCGTCGAGGGGCCGCACCGTGGAGGTCACCGCGTCACGCTCGGCACCGGCAGGGCGTCGAGGAGCCGGGCCAGCTCCTCCGGTCGCGTGAGCATCGGCCAGTGGCCGGAGTCGACGTCGACGAGGGAGAGGTCGGCCACCCGCGCCAGCTCGGGGAGCTCGCCCTCCGCCAGCCAGGCCCGGGCCTCGTCCGGGCTGAACTCCGGGCACACCAGGGTGACGGGCACCGCCAGGCGGCGCTCGTCGCCGAGCCGCACCGCGGCCTGCGCGACGCCCGCCGGGACGGGCACGGCCGCCTCGACGAACCGGCGGCGGGCCGCCGCGTCGAGGTCGCGGGCGTCGGCTCCCTCGAACGGCTCCCAGCCCGGGAAGGGCATCTGGCCGTCGGCGACGGGGAAGAAGTCGGCGTACGGGTCGCCGTCGGCGCTGGGGAAGCCCCCGATCATGACGACCCGGGCGACGGCCGACGGCCGCCGGTCCGCCGCCAGCCACGCCAGCGTGCTGGCCGCGGAGTGGCCCACCACGACGGGGAGGTCCGCGGCGTCCACGGCGGCCAGGACCGCGGCCAGCTGGTCGTCCAGCGTGGCGGTCGGGTCGGCGTCGTCGGCCCCGGGCAGCGCGGGGACGACGACGCGGTGGCCCAGCCGGGTGAGCTCGGCGCTCACGGGGGCCCAGGCCTCGCCGGTCAGCCAGAGACCGGCGACGAGGATGAAGTCGCGTGCAGGAGTCATGGTGTGACCGTAGGACCTGTTGCGGACGATCGGCGTCCTGGTTGACTGACGACATGACCGCCGACGAGGCCAGCCCCACGGCCCGGGGGCTGCGGACGCTGGAGCTGCTGCAGCGCCATCCCGGCCTCACCTCCGCCGACCTGGCCGCGCGGCTGGGCGTCTCGGACCGGGCCGCCCGCCGCTACGTCGCGATCCTCCGCGAGGCCGGCATCAGCGTCGACTCCACCCCCGGGCGGTACGGCGGCTACCGGCTGGGGCGCGGCCTGCGGCTGCCCCCGCTGGTCTTCAGCAGCACCGAGGCGCTCGGTCTGGTGATGGCCGTCCTCGACGGCCAGCACGCCGCCGCCGACGCGGGCACGCCGGTCGGCGCCGCCCTGGGCAAG
The window above is part of the Friedmanniella luteola genome. Proteins encoded here:
- the glgB gene encoding 1,4-alpha-glucan branching protein GlgB; protein product: MAFDLSAGLTGELLSGFHGGHDTECWRRLGAVEASVQDSERGELRGTRFSVWAPNAQTVRLVGDFNGWNGDSGQMHLVPGSGVWALFVEGVGTGALYKFEVLGSDGVWRLKADPMARFCEAAPHTASIVYESQYQWGDDDWLWYRGQKTQHTEPISIYEVHLGSWRRGLTYVELAEQLVEYVTWQGYTHVELMPVAEHPYEGSWGYHVTGYFAPVSRFGSPDEFRFLVDSLHRAGVGVIVDWVPGHFATDPWALQRFDGTALYEHEDPKLGWHPDWGSYIFNFGRNEVQSFLISNAYYWLEEFHIDGLRIDAVASMLYLDYSRDEGQWIPNKFGGNENLEAVALLQRVNQHNYARKPGIMMIAEESTSWPGVTRAVDAGGLGFGFKWNMGWMNDSLRYLGREPVYRQYHHHEMTFAMAYAYSENYILPISHDEVVHGKGSMFERAPEDEWRKFGTLRAFYSFMWSHPGKQLLFMGTEFGQRREFSEQRSLDWEQSAASGHRGVQRLIKDMNAIQRTHPALHALDTDPAGFSWISADDRGGNVFSFLRYDGEGQMVACLSNFAAEPRTDYRIGLPVEGVWEEILNTDAEVYDGTGEFGNLGRVVAGPVPSHGYPASATVTIPPLGSVWFRLLPVTDDETAGDAAELSAGVRAAAKQASPRREVRSAAPPAAPEVDDASAAPDRARPAGTDSRPAQPTATAGTASAARPDAKNKAAVPPPSSAAETPAEAAPARRTPWRRGGRRPS
- a CDS encoding GNAT family N-acetyltransferase, which encodes MTSTVRPLDAATWDAFADLVERNNGIFGGCWCIGFHPRPEPGLGHREAKHQRVLAGTAHAALVLDADGQAQGWAQFGDPDELPGIKHRREYVKDAPPRPDWRITCVFVDRRHRGQGVARAAVEGALELIGQAGGGLVEAISEVTADREAQGRFLFSGTVELFEDLGFTRGRQVGKHAFVVSRVVDPA
- a CDS encoding alpha/beta fold hydrolase, with protein sequence MTPARDFILVAGLWLTGEAWAPVSAELTRLGHRVVVPALPGADDADPTATLDDQLAAVLAAVDAADLPVVVGHSAASTLAWLAADRRPSAVARVVMIGGFPSADGDPYADFFPVADGQMPFPGWEPFEGADARDLDAAARRRFVEAAVPVPAGVAQAAVRLGDERRLAVPVTLVCPEFSPDEARAWLAEGELPELARVADLSLVDVDSGHWPMLTRPEELARLLDALPVPSVTR